One region of Juglans regia cultivar Chandler chromosome 4, Walnut 2.0, whole genome shotgun sequence genomic DNA includes:
- the LOC118348185 gene encoding cathepsin J-like, producing the protein MCWAIVAAEAVAAGLKAKNPNKDLLELSSQELLDCCKEGEKKCYTYSIKKALEWIRTYGIRKEEEYPFKARKCRCRHKTEEQKAFAVKIVDVKKVDHENESELLMRVKEQPVAAGVIITNEFKELEGGIYEGSDELDLILQGTKKTYKHAILIVGFGYDEKEDKNYWIIKNSYGKDWGVHGYGRIARLAIPVS; encoded by the exons ATGTGTTGGGCGATAGTAGCTGCTGAGGCTGTTGCAGCAGGTCTTAAAGCCAAAAACCCAAATAAAGATCTTCTCGAACTTTCTTCCCAAGAGTTGCTTGACTGTTGCaaggaaggagaaaaaaaatgttacacaTATTCCATAAAAAAAGCTTTGGAATGGATTAGAACTTATGGGATTAGGAAGGAGGAAGAATACCCATTCAAAGCACGTAAATGTCGTTGTCGACACAAGACTGAAGAACAg AAAGCTTTTGCTGTGAAGATTGTTGATGTCAAAAAGGTAGATCATGAGAATGAAAGTGAGCTTCTTATGAGAGTGAAAGAACAACCAGTAGCAGCTGGTGTGATAATAACCAATGAATTCAAAGAACTTGAAGGC GGTATATATGAAGGATCCGATGAACTCGATTTAATTCTCCAAGGAacaaagaaaacttataaacaTGCAATCCTTATAGTTGGATTTGGTTATGAtgagaaagaagacaaaaattACTGGATTATAAAAAACTCCTATGGCAAAGATTGGGGAGTGCATGGATATGGCAGAATTGCTC GGCTTGCAATCCCAGTCTCTTGA